The region AGTTACTGCCCGCCGACCACAAACTGCGGCCCTTGCTGATTCCCTGGCTGAGTACCCTGCTCACCCAGCGGTTCATGGCCTTCGGCGGCCAAGAGGATCTCGATGCCGCGCGGTATTACGCGGCGGGCACCGGCGGGGACGATCTGATCGCGCGCTTCACCGCGGCGGTGAGCCGGATCACGCCGCATCGGTTCGACGCCGAGGCTTTGGACCGGACCGCCGCGGAGCTCAAGGAGCTGGGCGCGGAAATGTCGACCGACCACGTCCTACAGCCGCGAATCGCGAGCGCCCTGGGATCGGTCCGGCTGCTTCGAAGCATGCTAGACGGCAACGAGTTCAGCCTTGATCGCGTCAACACCGACCAGGCTCGCAGCGCCACGGACGCCATCCTCGATGCGGTGGGTCGGCTGCCCGACTACCACGTGGACCAGCCGAATGAGACCCTCGGTGCCGCACTGGCCTGCGTCGGCCAGGCCGTGGCGACCCGGGATCTCACGCTGCTCAACCGGGGAATCGGCATGATGGCGGAGATCTGCGGCCAGCCCCACCTGTATCCGCGGGAACGCCGAGGGGCGCTGGATGCGTTGGCGACCGCATTGCGGACTCGCTACGAATTCACCCGCGCCCCACGCGATCTCAGCAACGCGATCGACCGATTCGAGCAGGTGCTTCGCGAATTCGAGCCGGAGCCCGGCGCATTCGAGACCGCGAACCTGCTCAACGCGCTGGCCGACTGCTACTTCACCCGGGGTGACAGTGTCCGCCGTGATCAGCAACGCGCGGTCACGACCGGGCTTGAGGCGCTGCGCGAGCGCGCGCGCACCGTGCTTCTCCAGTCCAGCGCACGCCGAGCGTTGGAGACCGCGAACACGGCCACCGGAGAAGCAGCCGAGGTGAGCCGCTGGTGCCTCGCCGCCGGGCAGCCCGAGGCCGCGGTGCAAGCGCTGGAATTGGGGCGCGGCATGGTTTTGCACGCCGCCACGGTCGATGCCACCATGCCGACCCTGCTGCGGGAGAACGGCCACGCGGAGCTGGCCGATCGGTGGGAATCCGAGCTGGGGCAACAAAAACCGTGGGATGTGGGCGGCGCCAACGACGTCCGCGTGGCCGACGCCGCGTTGCCCAGCGACCTGCGATACCGGGTGCTGCGGGCTTTCGAGGGCACCGACGCCGAAGCGAAACTGCTAGCTCCACCACCGGTCGCGGCAATCGCCGCCGGGCTGCGCGCCGCACGCACCCAGGCCCTGGTCTACCTCCTGCCCGGCGTCGCGGTGCTGGTCACCGCCGACGGGCGGGTCGAGCAGGTGGAATCGCCCCGGCTCACCGAGGACGGCCCGGTCGACAGGTTCGACCGGATGCAGCGCGAACGAGCACGCGTCGGCGACGCCGCTGACGAGCAGTGGCGGCCCGCGTTGGAGAGCGTGTGCGACTGGGCGTGGGCGGCGGTAATGAACCCGGTGCTGGACTTGGTCGCCGCCGGATCCGGCGAACGTCCGCTGCGAATCGTGTTGGTGCCGGTGGGAAAACTGGGCACGGTGCCGTGGCATGCCGCGCGGCGGCGGGTGCCCGGCGGCAAGGTTCGGTACGTCTGCCAGGACGCGATCATCTGCTACGCGGCGTCGGCCCGGCAGTTCGTCGAGGCGGGTCGGCGCGAAACCCGTTCCTGGGCGAGCGAACCGGTGCTGGTGCGGATGCCGGAGCTGCACTGGAGTCGGCACGAACTCGGCCACCTCCACGAGTTACACTACAAACACGGCTCCTACCTGGGCAAACCTCCTGACCCGAAGCGTCGCACCCGGCGCCGCGAGCCGCTGCCGAAACCCGGCGGAGTGCTCGCGCGGCTGCCCACCGCCTCGCTGCTGCACCTGGCCTGCCACGCCAGCCCGGCAGAGTTGCCGATCGAATCGGCGCTGCTGCTCGGATCCGGGGAAATCCTGCCGGTGCAGGACATTCTGCGCCAGGCGCGGGACCGACCACGCGATGCCGCCGGCGCGCTGGTCGTGCTCGCGGCGTGTGCCAGCGACCTCACCGACCGGCAGCACGATGAGGTGCTGACGCTGTCCACCGCGTTCCTCGCCGCCGGTGCCGCCGGCGTGGTCGGCACCCGCTGGGAGGTCCTGGACCTGCCCACCGCCATGTTCATGATCGTGTTCCACCACTACCTCAACACCGGCTACGCCGACCCGGCGAGCGCGCTGCGGGCCGCGCAGCTCTGGATGCTCGACCGGCGTCGCCGCCCGCCGCCCGGAATCCCGGCGGAACTGGCCGCCTTTTTCGCCGAAGTCGACCCGGCCGCGCCCCCGCACTGGGCAGCATTCACCTATCAGGGCCGATGAACCTCAACCGGAAGGAAACCAATGGCGCCGGCGACGTTCGGCATTGACCTCGGCACCACGCACTCCTGCATCGCGCACATCGACGAGGCGGCCCGCCCGGTGATCGCCAAGAGCGCGGTCGGGGAGGACACCACGCCCTCGGTGGTGTACTTCGAGCGACCCGGGGTGGCGTTGGTGGGCACGGCGGCGAAGAACTCGGCGCTGCTCGCGCCGCATCTGGTGGCGCAGCTGGTCAAACGCGACATGGGACGCAAGAACACCGAGTTCACCTACCACGGGAACCGCTACACCCCGGAGAAGATATCCGCGCTGATCCTGCGCGAACTCGCCCGCGCCGCCGAGGAGAACACCGGGCACACCGTGCGTGACGTGGTGATCACGGTGCCCGCCTACTTCGGCATCGCCGAGCGCGACGCGACCCGCAAGGCCGGGGAGATCGCCGGGCTGAACGTGCTCGACGTGCTGGACGAGCCGGTGGCCGCCGCGCTGCACCACCACGCGCTGGACAATTCGCCGCAAACCCGGCACGTGCTGGTCTACGACCTGGGCGGCGGCACCTTCGACACGAGCGTGATCCGGGTCACCGGTGACGACATCCAGGTGGTGTGCACCGACGGGGACGGTGAACTCGGCGGCGCGGACTGGGACGAACGGATCGTCGATCACCTGCTGGCGGCATTCCGCGAGGAGCATCCAGAGCTGGACCCCAGCGCCGACGAGCACGCCATGCAGGAGTTCGCCGACCGCGCCGAAGACGTCAAGAAGGCGTTGAGCGCCACCATGTCCCGCAATGTCGCGCTGCGGATCCGCGGTGCCGCGGCCACCGTGCCGTTCACCCGGCAGCAACTGGAAGAACTCACCGCCGACCTGCTCGATCGCACGATGGCGATCACCGAGCGGATCATCGAGACCGCTAGGCGCAAGGGAGTCGAGCGGTTCGACGAGGTGCTGCTGGCCGGCGGGATGACCCGAATGCCGGCGGTGGCGGCCGGGCTCCGGCAGCGGTTCGGGCTCGACGCCCGGCTTTCCGAGCCGGACCTGGCGGTCGCCAAGGGCGCGGCCCTGTTCGCGCTGATCCGGCAGGCCAATAAGGTCCGGGACGGCTCCGCGGGACAACAGTTGGGGATCAGCGCGGCCGACGTCGATGCGATGGCCAAAAAACGGGTTGCCACGGTGGTGCCGCGGGCCTTCGGGGTCAAGGCGCTGGACCCGCGGGACCCGTTGGCGCTCACCGATCCCATGCGAGCGCGGCAGATGGTGGCGCACCTGCTGCAGGCCAACACCGAGCTCCCGGCCGACACCGGCCCCTATCCGTTCCAGACGGCCATCGACAACCAGCGGATGGCCGAGATCGAGGTGTGGGAGCAAGCCGGTCCGACCCCGTCCGACGACCCGGCCGACAACACCAAGGTCGGGCACGCCATGCTCACCGGAATACCGGCGCGACCGGCCGGCTGCCGCATCGAGATCACCTTCACCATGTCCGAAACCGGTGCGCTGACCGTGCACGCCAAGGAGTTGGAGAGCGGCAACGACGTGCGCTTCGAACTCAGCATCGGCGGCATGGACCACAAGGCGGTGGCCCGGGCCCGCACCGACATCGCCGGACACCAGGTCAGCGGATAGGAGGTCCACGTTGAGTCAGCAGCGGATGCTGGACGCGCTCGCGGCCGAGTGGGACGACGTGGCCGATGGGCTCGATCCCGAGGCATTCACCAGGTTGGTCGCGCTGGTCGCCGAGTTGCAGGACGCGGCGGACACGGAATCCGCCGCGCTGATCGCCGAGGACATCGCCACGCTGCTGGCGGATGTGCTGCCACTGACGCACCCGGTGCGGCGGGCGCTGGCAGAGCCCGAGTCGCGGTTCCGGCGGCCGACGGTGGATTGGCGGCGACTGAGCACGAACCTGCGGGACCGGCTGACCGGGTCCGCACCGAACGCCGACCTGGACCGGCTGCGCGCGGCGGATTCGCTGGATGCGCGGCAGATCGAGGCCGCCGGCGGCGATCCGGCCGACCCCGACCTGATCCGGCTGCCGTCGGCCACCGGCCCCGCCCGGTGGCCCGCGTTCCAGTTCGACGCCTCCGGCGCCCCGCGCGAGCTGGTGCGGACCGTGAACCGGTATCTGCACGCCGCGGCGGACCCGTGGGGCGCGGCGGACTGGTGGCTCGGGCCGAACGATTGGCTCGGCGGTGTGCCGGCGGAGCTGATCGATCAGGTCGACGAGCGGGCACTGATCGACGCCGTCCGCGAAGACACGGCGGAGGTGTGAGCATGCCGGAGGCCACACCACCCCTGCAGTTCGAAGCCGTCCCGAACCGTTACGTGCTGCCCGCCGACACGACGCTGTTCCGGTTGCACGACCGCAAGCGGCACGCTGCCGAGTTCAAACCCGCTCAGGTCGACGTCGGGTCGCCCGGCGGCCGGTTCGACGGGACTACGGCCGACCCGTTCCCCAGCTACTACGCCGGGCTGCACGTGACGACCGCGTTGGCGGAGGTGCTGCTGCGCAACCTCGGGTTCGGCGGCAACGGGCAGCGGCTGATCCGCCGGGCGCAGATCGCCGAGCGGCGGCTCAGCGCGGTGCGCACGGCCCGGGAACTGACCCTGGTCAGCCTGCTGACCGGCCCGGACCTGGCCGCGGTCGCGCAGGATTCCTGGCTGGTCGACGCGGAAGGCAAGGACGCCTATGTGCAGACCCGGAACTGGGCGGCCTGGATCCGGGAACGGGCGGACTGGGCGGACGGGCTGATCTGGCCGTCCAAAAGGGACACCGGGCATCCGGCGCTGGTGCTGTTCGGAGATCGCTGCGGCGCGGACGGCCTGGACGGCGACGAACCGGAGCTGCAGATCGACCTGGACACCGCGATCGGCGAAGCCTGGCTGAGCAAGATGCTCGCGCCCTACCGCGCGGTGGTCGCCCCGCGGGTGAACTGACATCCCCGCGGACCGGGCCCGGAGGGTCCAGTTTTAGGCAAAATCGGGAAATTCATCGCTGGGACCAGGTGCCGCCGTGCTGCAGGAACGCCCATTCGCGTTCCCAGGCGCGCATGCAGACCCGGCGGGCGAAGTGCTGAGTGCCGACGATCAGGGCGATGCAGGTCAGCTCGATCACCAGCAGCACGAGCACGGCGGCGAAGATCGCCGATGCGGTAACCGAGCCCGCGCTCGCCGGCGGCGGCACGCGGTTTCCGGCCTGGTCGACCCACACCGTCACGGTGTCGCCCACCGAGCTGTCGGCCGGGACCTGGATCGTTTCGGTGTGCGGTTGCTGCGCCGGCCCGGTGCGCCATTCGGCGACAGCGGTCGAGCCGAGGGCGTCCTGGCTGTATGCCTCGGAGGCCGGCGCGCTCAGCTCCGGCGCGGTGGTCAGCATCGCGGTCACCTGGCGGGTGGTCGCCGCCGATTCCGCTGCCTGCTGCGTCAAGCCGGTGTGCAGTGCCGTGCCGAACAGGACCGATGCGGGGATCGCGATCAGCGCCGCCACCAGCAGCAGCACCGAGATTCCCGCCGCCATTCTATCGATCGGCCTTCGCAACGGGTTCCGGTTCACACCCAGTGCGTTCACCAACCATGCTGCGTGCGCTTTTAGCGCCGCGATCATGACAACCTCCAGACTTGCGGGGCACCGTGTGCCGCGGACGACCGTCATCTGGTTGTGCCCTGATGGTTGTGCGCGGCAACCTCTACGTGAGTATCCACCCCACTCGCCCCATTGTTATCGCAACGTGACCAGACATACACCATTGGTGCAGCAGATCACGTCTAATTTGCCCGCCATTTCCGCAGACCGGGGAGGATCGGGCAGGCCGACCGCGCGCGACATTCAGACATTTCTCGTGCCGGCTTTCGACGCGGTGTCCCTTCGGCGGCAACGACAAGCCCCTTCGGGCAACGACAATCGGTCAGCCGCGACGGATCGACAGGCCGGTGGCCATCGAGGCGATGCCGGACGCGACCTGGGCCACATCGTCGATCTGCTGGTCGTCATCCCGCATGCCGGGACAGGCGAGGTCGGCGAGCGCCGCGGCAGCTGTGGGCCCGAGGCCGCGAACGATGATGCGGATCCCCATCGCGCAGGCCTTCCGCGCCAGTTCACGAGCTTGCTCGGGATCCGCCAACCCACCGTCGCTGAAGATGCACAGCACGCGGTCGCCCGGGTAGCTCGGCAGCACGTCGATGCCCAGTCGCAAGGCATTCGACAGCACGGTGCCGCCGCGCGGAATCGCCTTCCGGAGTGCGGAAACCACTTCGTCGAGTGGGGTCTCCGGCGGCAGGTACCGCTGCACGGAATCAGCCCACAGAACCAGCCCGCTCTCGTAGTGCGCGCCTTCGGCCTCGACGAGGAACTGCTCGCCGCCGGCAATCGCCTGGGACAGCGGGCTTCCCGCCATCGAGGCGCTCACATCGATGCACAGCAAGACGTGCCCGAGGTACCGCTGTTGCAGCTTCGGCAGGTACCGGCCCGGCGGGGACTGTGTCAGCCCGATCCCGGCGAAGCTCCGACGAATCCACGAACTCATCGATCCCCCACTCAGCAACGCACGGCGAGCCCGGCGATGGTTTGGGCGAGCCGCTCGGTCGTCGCGCCATCGACGACACCGTCCACATAGGCCTCCAGGTCGAGTGCCGCGCCGCTGAGCGGTTCCCGCGCGGTCACCGCGAGCAGACCGTCCGCGCTGACCCGCAGCGTCAGCTCGATCACCGAGCCCCCGGGCAGCGGCGGCAGCCCGGCGAACTCGCCGTCCAGGACCCGCCGGTTGTGCTCGACCTGCGCCGAGGGCAGGTCCCCAGATTGCTCGAACACCTGGATCCGGACCGATCGCTGCCGATCCACGATGGTGGCGAACCGGGCGGTTGCGACGGCGGGCAGCGGATCGTTGCGGTGCACGAGGTGCTGGACGAAACTCCGCAGGCTTTCGTCGTGGCTGTCCTCGATCAGCACGCCGAAGCTGCGCGGCACCACCGCGGCCGTCGTCCCACCGCCGGGTAGGGACGAGGCGAGCCGGTTTGCGCGAACGGCGGCACCGAAGACGACCGCGAGGTCCGGATCGACGATTTTCGGGGCCAGGCCGAGATGTTCTTGCAGCGCGGCACGAATCGCCGGCGTCCTGGTCGCGCCGCCGACCAGCAACACCTCGTCGACTCGCGGCACGCCCTTCGCGGCGGCGGCGGCGAGAACCCGGTCCACGATCCGCACGGTGCGCTCCACCAGATCCGCCCCGAGGCGCTCCAGCGTCGCCCGGTCGACATCGAAGCTCGCCACGTCGTCGTCGCAGCGCAGCGTCACCTTGCGGCCGGTGACCGTGCTCAGCTGGCGTTTGACCTGCTCGGTGACGTCCTGGAGCTGCTGCCGGAACGCCTCGTCGTCCGGGTCGGCGGCCGGGAACTCGCGGGCGAAGGCCGCCGCCAGGTGCTCGGCGATGCGCTCGTTCCAGTCGGCACCGCCCAGTCGGCTGTCGCCGTCGGTGGCCACGACGTGCACCCCGTCAGCGGCCACCCGCAGCACGGTCGTGTCGAACGTACCGCCACCAAGGTCATAGACGAGCGCGGCGCCCGGCTCCGCCTGGGCGGAGTAGTGCAGCGCAGCCGCGACCGGTTCGCTCAGCACCTCCAGCACATCGATTCCCGCCAGCCGGGCTGCTTGCAGTGTCGCTTCGCGTTCGCGGATCCCGAAGTACGCGGGAACCGTGATCACCGCCCGAACCGTCCTATGTGGCCCGAAGCGGGCGATCGCGTCGTCGACCAGGCTGCGCAGGATCAGCGCCGACACCGACTCCGGCGTGTGCCGCACGCCGTGGAACATCAGCTCGAACTCGGTGCCCATCCGGCGCTTGATCAGCGCGACGGTGTTCTCCGGGTCCAGGCTGTTCCGCGCCGCCGCCCCGACCACGGCCGTGTCGGCGGAAGGGAAGTGCACCACCGACGGCGTGGTCAGCTCGCCGAGGCGGTTGCGGATCACCTCGACGCCGTCCGAAGTGGACGCGAGCGCCACCGCGGAGTAGGTCGTGCCGAGGTCGATGCCGAGCACCAGCTCGTCAGCCACTGTTCCACACCCCGGTCAAGAGGTCGGTGGAGCCGGTCACCGAACCCAGGACGCTGAGCAGCATGGCGATCGCGAAGACCACGAGCAGCACCACCCGGGCGATCCGGTAGTTCGCGGGGGGACGAATGCTCATGCCGCCTCCGGTGTCTTGCGGGACACCCGCACCCGGTCGGCTTTCATGAGCGGGGGAAAGGGATTTTTGCTCATGACGCCTCCGGTGTCTTGCGGGACACCCGCACCCGGTCGGCTTTCATGAGCGGGGGAAAGGGATTCTTGCTCATGACGCCTCCATTGTCGGCTTCTCCTCGCGGCTCGCTTTTTCGGCACGACCGAGGGCGAACCCGCCGAGCCCCAGCAGCCACCGGAAGGGTGCGGCCGGGGTGAGCCGGTGGCCGGGCCGGATCCCGGTGACCGAGGAGACAACGAAGTACCGAACCTCGGCGAAATCCCGCTCCGCGGCCAGCACGAGGTTGTCCAGGCCCGCGGTGTTCAGCCAGTCGCGCACCGCCCCGGCGCACAGGTCGGCGGCCCACGGCAGATCGGTCAGCAGATCGGCCTTGACCACGGTGATCGCCAGCGCCCGGCGTTCGGTCTCGACCCCGTAGTCGCGTAGCCGCCGGGCCGTCACGTGGTAGACCTGCTCGGGGTCGCCGCTGGCCGGATGTGCTTCGGCGAGACGGGATTCCAGTGCGCCGCCGAGCTGATCGCGCACCCAGCCGATGGCGAACGGGTCGACCACGAACACCAGTCCCCCGGCGTGGTCCAAGAACTCCAGCTCGCTGTTGTCGTCCCGGTCAAGGAAGAACTCGCCGGCCGCGTCGAAGAGGTGCACCAGCGCCTGGCCGCGGGCCTTCGCCGTGCCGCCGCGGGTGAACCGGACCGTGATCGCCGGGGGCAGCTGGCCGGCCGGGGTCTTCGCGGTGTCACCGCCGCTGGTGATCAGCTGCTCGCCGTGCAGGAAGGCCTGCCTGCTGGCCTCGTCGACGAAGTCCAGTACCACGCCTTCTGCGGCGGCCCGGTCCCGCAACGTGACCAGGCCGGCGTGCACGAGCCGGGTCTTGCCCGCCGACACCGGGCCGAAGACCGGTACCCGGATGTCGGTGACCGCACCCGAACCGCCCCGCAGCGGTCGGTCGCACCGCTGGCACAGCGCCTCCAGCCGCCGGGACGCGCGCAGCACGGTCGTCGGCAGCTTCGTGCCGCACCCGCAAGTGCGCGACATCGCGCCCAGCACACCGGGCCGGATGTCGTGATGCACCACCTGGCACCCGCCGCAGCGGTAGGCGGGCACGGCCATTACGTGGTAGCACACCGCGCAGCTCCCACTTGCCTTGCGCAGCCGCCGCACGACGTGGTCGTACCCCCGCAGGCTCCCGACCAGCGCACCCCAACCGAGCCAGCCGAGGCCCAGCGCGATCGCGCCGATGACCAGCACCTGCACGGCCCCCACGATCGCGCCCAGGGTGACGCCGGACCAGATCAGGATGGTCAGGCAGCTGCTCACCCACCGGAGCTTGCTGCCGATGCCGTAACCGAAACCCCATTGCCAGCCGCGCACGATGAAGCCGTAGGCGTTGTGCCAGGACGCCACGAGGTCGCGGCGCCACTGCGCGGCGAGGTAGCTCGGCCAAGCCCAGTCGGGCGGAAACGGTCCGTGCGGCTTGCGCAGGCCAGCCGTGCCGTTGACCACGTCGTTGGGCGTCACCAGGACCGGTTTCCGGGATCCGCGCCCCGCCAGCACCAGGCATGTCGAGACGAACGCCCAGGTACTGCCGACCAGCATGAAGACCGGGTACAGCCAGGCGACGATGGCGACTATCACCGCGGCCAGCCAAAGACCGATGCACAGCAGCAGGGCGCCTCCGATTACGTAAGGCATCACTTCTCCCGTCTGCTGAACAAGCGCCGCGCGATTTCACGGGTGCGGCTCGATTTGGGCTTCTGCTGGGAGTAGTCCTTCAGCCATTCATGCCAGGCGGCGGCGTAGTCGGCCTCGATGCCGCGCAGCAGCTTGCTGATCCGACGGTAGTCGGCCTGCTTGTGTTTGGCGGCCCAGCGTTCCAGTGCCTTGTCGAACGCCGTCCGGACCTGTTCGGAAGAGGCGTCCTGCCAGCAGGTAAGAAACGCCAGCGCGAGGGCCTGATCTCGCCGGTCGGACGCGACCTGCTCGTCGTTCCACACCCTGGGCAACTCGTGCACCAGCGTCTGCTGCAGCTGGTTCCCGGCCTGCACGATCACTGCCAATGCCGCCTGCGGGGTGGCGCCGAGCAGCACTGCGGTGATCTCGGTGGCGCGAGCGATGAACACCTCTTCGGAGACGTTTTCCAGCGATTCGGCACCGGTTTGCGCCCCCTTGCGGGCGAAGGAGCTCACCCAGGCCCGCAGCCGGCCGTCGTCTTCCCAGAGCTTGCGCAACTTCTCCCGGTCGCCGATGTGGTGGCCCAACATGCGCAGGACGTCCAGGTATCTGCCGGACACTGTGGACTTCTCCAGGACCGCGAAGGCCCGCTGCGCCACCGCATCGGACATCGCGGTGGACGGCAGTGTCGTGACGAAGTCCTTCAGCTCGGCCAAGGTGGGCGGGGAGGTCCGGAACAGCGCCTCCCACACCGCTTCGCCGGTGCCGGGGTGGTCGGGCGAGCGCAGCCGCTCGCGGAAGACCGCGATGGTCTCCCGCCGGGCCGTATCACCGGTGGCCACCGCCGCGGCGGCGACCGCCGCATCCAGTGGGTCGAAGGGGTCGCTGATCGCCGGGGCGAGCAGCCGCCACCAGCGATCGTTGATGTCCCTGGCGACCTCGTCCGCGTTCGGCCCGGTCAAGCGGCGGGTCAGCGCATCGCGCAGCAGGTCGAGCATGTCCGGCCCGCAGGTCCAGCGCGCCGGATCGATCCCGGCGTGCGGGTGCTGGGCCCACCATTCGACGAACCGCCCGGACGCTTCGCCGAAACGGCCCAGCCGGGGCCGGATGTCGAACCTGGTCGCGGTCCGCAGCAGCAGGTCCATTCGCTCCGGGGCGATGGCACCGGCCGCCGCCTCGACCAGAACGCTGGCCGCCTCTTCCTCGTCCGGGCTCCACGGCCGGGGGGAAAGCGGGGCGCGGTGCTCGGCCGGGGTGCCGCGGACGATTTCGTCGATCTCCCCGCGCAGCAACGCGATCCGGACCCGGCCCGCCTGTTGTGTGGTGGTTTCGGCGAGCCTGGTCAGCACCGGTAAGGCCGGTGCCGCCGCCAACACCGCCTCCAGCACCGGCTCAAGAACGTCCGTTGTGGACACCGGCGGCGGGCAGGCCAGCCATTCGGCCAGCGACATCGCGGAATCCTGCCCGGTCACCGGCTCGTCGAGCATCAGCACCCCGGCGGCCAGCCGGTCCGCCCCGATCGGCCGGCCACGGTTGCGCGCGAACTGGTGCGCCAGCTCGACGGCCTCGACCACGTCGTAGGGGTCGGCGGCGAGGAAGCGCGGCACCCAATGCCGGGCCGCCTCGGTCGGCTCGGCCTTCCGGTACTTGCCGCTGACCAGGTTGAACACCGCGAAGTCGGCGTTGCGGTCCGGATCGGCCAACGATCCGGCCCAGTCCGGGTGCACCGCGAGCACCTCGTGGCGGCTGTATTGCGGATTGGTGGCGAACACCCGGAACTCCACCCGCAGCGCCCGTTCCTGCGGCAGCAACAGCGTTGCGGCCGCGATCCAGCGCACCGCGGTTTCCGCTTCTTCGCTGACGAACAGCACCCGCGGCGCGTCCTGTTCGTGCACCCGGTCCAATGCGGAATGCACGGCGAGCAGCCACGCTTCGCCGTCCTGCTGGCCTAGCACCCATTCCCGCAGCGCCTCGACGCCGAACGGGCCCGCCTCGGGTTCGGCCGGCACCGGCTCGCACTCGGTGCTCGACGCGGGCTGTTCGACCCACCACGGCGCACCCCACAGCTGCGCCGGCCGGATCGGCCCGTACAGCTGCGGATCAGCGGTGGCCAGCGCGTGGGTGAACTGGTTGCCCTCGCGCACGCCACCGGCCTCCGCGCCCAGGTAGATCCCGCGCGCCGTCGCGTAAACCCCGTCGTGCACGTGGACCAGCGACGGCGGGTAATCCGCGACCTCACGCTTCGCCCGCATCCAGCCCACCGGGGCCTCGTAGAGCGCCGAGCGCTGCACCGCCGTCATCATCTCGTCCGTCGTTCCCGGCGAAACGGCCTGGAACTGGAAACCCGCGCCGCCGCGCAGGCCCTGCCCCGGACGGCAGTCGGTGTAGTACAGCGAGTGAAACTCACGCGCGCTCATCCTCGGC is a window of Saccharopolyspora phatthalungensis DNA encoding:
- a CDS encoding TRAFAC clade GTPase domain-containing protein, which produces MPYVIGGALLLCIGLWLAAVIVAIVAWLYPVFMLVGSTWAFVSTCLVLAGRGSRKPVLVTPNDVVNGTAGLRKPHGPFPPDWAWPSYLAAQWRRDLVASWHNAYGFIVRGWQWGFGYGIGSKLRWVSSCLTILIWSGVTLGAIVGAVQVLVIGAIALGLGWLGWGALVGSLRGYDHVVRRLRKASGSCAVCYHVMAVPAYRCGGCQVVHHDIRPGVLGAMSRTCGCGTKLPTTVLRASRRLEALCQRCDRPLRGGSGAVTDIRVPVFGPVSAGKTRLVHAGLVTLRDRAAAEGVVLDFVDEASRQAFLHGEQLITSGGDTAKTPAGQLPPAITVRFTRGGTAKARGQALVHLFDAAGEFFLDRDDNSELEFLDHAGGLVFVVDPFAIGWVRDQLGGALESRLAEAHPASGDPEQVYHVTARRLRDYGVETERRALAITVVKADLLTDLPWAADLCAGAVRDWLNTAGLDNLVLAAERDFAEVRYFVVSSVTGIRPGHRLTPAAPFRWLLGLGGFALGRAEKASREEKPTMEAS
- a CDS encoding GTPase-associated protein 1-related protein; translated protein: MSAREFHSLYYTDCRPGQGLRGGAGFQFQAVSPGTTDEMMTAVQRSALYEAPVGWMRAKREVADYPPSLVHVHDGVYATARGIYLGAEAGGVREGNQFTHALATADPQLYGPIRPAQLWGAPWWVEQPASSTECEPVPAEPEAGPFGVEALREWVLGQQDGEAWLLAVHSALDRVHEQDAPRVLFVSEEAETAVRWIAAATLLLPQERALRVEFRVFATNPQYSRHEVLAVHPDWAGSLADPDRNADFAVFNLVSGKYRKAEPTEAARHWVPRFLAADPYDVVEAVELAHQFARNRGRPIGADRLAAGVLMLDEPVTGQDSAMSLAEWLACPPPVSTTDVLEPVLEAVLAAAPALPVLTRLAETTTQQAGRVRIALLRGEIDEIVRGTPAEHRAPLSPRPWSPDEEEAASVLVEAAAGAIAPERMDLLLRTATRFDIRPRLGRFGEASGRFVEWWAQHPHAGIDPARWTCGPDMLDLLRDALTRRLTGPNADEVARDINDRWWRLLAPAISDPFDPLDAAVAAAAVATGDTARRETIAVFRERLRSPDHPGTGEAVWEALFRTSPPTLAELKDFVTTLPSTAMSDAVAQRAFAVLEKSTVSGRYLDVLRMLGHHIGDREKLRKLWEDDGRLRAWVSSFARKGAQTGAESLENVSEEVFIARATEITAVLLGATPQAALAVIVQAGNQLQQTLVHELPRVWNDEQVASDRRDQALALAFLTCWQDASSEQVRTAFDKALERWAAKHKQADYRRISKLLRGIEADYAAAWHEWLKDYSQQKPKSSRTREIARRLFSRREK